A stretch of the Vigna radiata var. radiata cultivar VC1973A chromosome 9, Vradiata_ver6, whole genome shotgun sequence genome encodes the following:
- the LOC106773137 gene encoding uncharacterized protein LOC106773137, translating into MSSNEEVTIPLKYWVDDDKKRVIVAEASGELVDVLFSFLTLPLGTIIRLLESLDHVEHDNTSEQEGTCCINKLCKSFKDTLGLRNSSQQQVGLGCINELYKSVNNLDANVFRNKICQKMLRSLRNPLESSCQRLKLKVDDSEPTKYFMCHNCLKKGSNLLVSSFYDVKCDCGSLMRKEIEMLEEPAVEDGVFVKGKAMFFIYDNLTVRRSSPSEFIKPPLKPRHKELKKYEEVHLDRKKILNILKQALTSETPLSDVLLEKKSKRSVSFSKVIGSSDSKDYLEIKVMVSKSENKIRFVEADGDFVDFLASFLATPLGSIMNLKNKKLSCYPIPLLASILKLRNGRLSLGSIRNLYKSVKNLHPSWFIESSKKSLLNQKLALHFGCEKNPLLNPSQDDTAKYWYGLGKMKNENGRIICEKRMISKKHDMLEQPKDIKMLDPRSSDRKKKDGVGFMKRPCLFVVQDNLELKELTNNSLPISFSDSDNHLSTTDLEEHLLKIRKTKAINLLRASLTSDKGAFTRSLSCLLWKWRLQRLIPLWGWWRNRRNKKREKRKRRKFEKNIELNEKKEKKKQEKNLVETKKDQKEEINNNSVEKTKEEVKP; encoded by the exons ATGTCTTCCAACGAAGAGGTAACAATCCCTTTGAAATATTGGGTGGACGATGACAAAAAGCGTGTAATTGTGGCAGAAGCAAGTGGGGAGTTGGTAGATGTTCTCTTCAGTTTCCTCACCCTTCCATTGGGAACTATCATCCGTCTTTTGGAATCCTTGGACCATGTAGAGCATGACAACACCTCTGAACAAGAAGGAACTTGTTGCATCAATAAGTTGTGCAAGAGTTTTAAGGATACGTTGGGGCTTCGCAACAGCTCTCAACAACAAGTAGGGCTTGGTTGCATCAACGAGCTGTACAAGAGTGTTAATAATTTGGATGCTAATGTTTTCAGGAACAAGATCTGCCAGAAAATGTTACGTTCTCTGCGCAACCCCTTAGAGAGCTCTTGCCAGAGACTAAAATTAAAAGTGGATGATTCCGAACCCACAAAGTACTTCATGTGTCATAACTGTTTAAAAAAAGGAAGTAATTTGTTGGTGAGTTCGTTTTATGATGTAAAGTGCGACTGCGGGTCATTGATGAGGAAAGAAATAGAAATGCTGGAAGAGCCTGCTGTTGAGGATGGTGTTTTTGTTAAAGGAAAGGCCATGTTCTTCATCTACGATAACTTGACAGTGCGCCGAAGCTCTCCAAGTGAATTCATTAAACCACCCCTCAAACCTCGACACAAAGAACtcaaaaaatatgaagaagtGCATCTTGACAGGAAAAAG ATACTTAACATACTGAAGCAAGCATTAACCTCCGAAACCCCTCTTAGCGATGTGTTATTAGAAAAGAAATCCAAGCGATCGGTCTCTTTCTCCAAAGTTATTGGCTCAAGTGATTCCAAAGATTATTTAGAAATCAAGGTAATGGTAAGTAAATCAGAAAACAAGATTCGATTTGTTGAAGCAGATGGGGATTTTGTCGATTTTCTGGCCAGCTTCCTCGCAACACCTCTTGGATCTATTATGAACCTTAAGAATAAGAAACTGTCCTGTTACCCCATACCACTTCTTGCATCTATTCTGAAGCTTAGGAATGGCAGATTGTCCTTAGGAAGCATTCGTAACTTGTACAAAAGTGTGAAGAATCTGCATCCATCGTGGTTCATAGAGTCATCGAAGAAATCCTTGCTGAATCAAAAGCTGGCTCTTCATTTTGGTTGTGAGAAAAATCCACTATTAAATCCAAGTCAAGATGACACTGCCAAATATTGGTATGGCcttggaaaaatgaaaaatgaaaacgGTCGTATCATCTGTGAAAAGAGAATGATTTCAAAGAAACATGATATGCTAGAACAGCCCAAAGATATCAAAATGTTGGACCCAAGATCTTCcgatagaaaaaagaaagatggtGTGGGATTTATGAAAAGGCCTTGTCTATTTGTTGTGCAGGATAATCTGGAATTGAAAGAGTTGACAAATAACAGTCTACCAATTTCATTTAGTGATTCGGATAATCACCTGTCTACTACTGATTTGGAGGAACATCTGTTGAAAATCAGGAAGACAAAG GCAATAAACCTGTTGAGGGCTTCTTTGACCTCCGACAAAGGTGCTTTTACTCGGAGCCTATCCTGCTTATTGTGGAAGTGGAGACTTCAAAGACTCATTCCATTATGGGGTTGGTGGAGAAACAGGAGAAACAAAAAgcgagagaaaagaaaaagacgaaaatttgagaaaaatatcgagttaaatgaaaagaaagagaaaaagaaacaagaaaaaaatttggtaGAAACTAAAAAGGATCAGAAGGAAGAGATTAACAATAATTCAGTGGAGAAGACAAAGGAAGAAGTCAAACCCTAA